From Gallus gallus isolate bGalGal1 chromosome 14, bGalGal1.mat.broiler.GRCg7b, whole genome shotgun sequence, one genomic window encodes:
- the TECPR1 gene encoding tectonin beta-propeller repeat-containing protein 1 isoform X6 codes for MAMSSSLLWAVDIFGRVYTLSTVGQYWELCKDTQLEFKRVSAVKQCCWGIACDHQVYTYVFSGDVPIRYQEETYENQRWNPVGGFCEKLMPSDRWQWSDVSGLKHQQLDSFTLPSPHWEWESDWYVDENIGGEPTEKGGWTYAIDFPSTYTKDKKWNSCVRRRRWIRYRRYKSRDVWAKITSHDDPERLPDPFNDISIGGWEITDEPLGRLSVWAVSLQGRVWYRENVCHHNPEGSTWSLISTPGEVAQISCGSYDLLWATLWEGQAIVREGIDRNNPQGISWSTVESPSSDNGIMHVSVGVDVVWCITKDRKVWFRRGVNSHNPCGTSWIEMVGEMMMVNVGLNNQVWGIGCDDRTIYFRQGVTPSELSGKMWKAIVCGRESDRSQTGSSTSLLSAGCFFTDDIQNQTNTVIQGDADTSSDTELSSIPTNLSSTPPMGAAASSASSTGSQAAGAPASVTVDPLDSDQGEAPAASASDEKAHLESRKSTNPTPSTELQWTNIDLKEAHRHAVLSVSTFTETSSLSSLGMFSVGAEEQYGADEHPLWAWVSGGGCLVDLHSPLKWFAVPSGLSSSVQSLSLSITPAQTAAWRKQIFQQLSERTKRELENFRHYEQAVEQSVWVKTGMLQWWRNWKPHKWMDVRVALEQFTGSDGMRDSILFIYYMYHEEKKYIHVFLNEVTIIAEVLKEGKHSFALYTPERTKQRWPICLAATTEQEMHDWLSLLTMSCCESRRIQGPPSHHAIWSVSCKGDIFVSEPSPELEAEPHPMPCDQMFWRQVGGHLRLVECNNRGIVWGIGYDHTVWVHTGGYGGGFIQGLASSADNIYTQSDVKCVYIYENQRWNPVTGYSSRGLPTDRYMWSDASGLQECTKANTKPPSPQWSWVSDWYIDFSTSGGTDREGWQYAADFPASYHGHKTMKDFVRRRRWARCGLLPEMVLPSIGAQCLQRSLQVTAGTTFLHLRNKS; via the exons ATGGCCATGTCCAGTTCCCTTCTGTGGGCTGTTGACATTTTTGGGAGGGTTTACACTCTGTCTACGGTTGGCCAGTACTGGGAGCTCTGTAAGGACACACAGCTGGAATTCAAGCGGGTCTCTGCTgtcaagcagtgctgctggggaatTGCCTGCGACCATCAGGTGTACACCTATGTATTCTCGGGTGACGTTCCCATCAGATACCAGGAAGAAACCTATGAGAATCAG CGCTGGAATCCAGTCGGGGGCTTTTGTGAGAAATTAATGCCCAGTGACCGCTGGCAGTGGAGTGATGTGAGCGGGCTGAAGCATCAGCAGCTTGATAGCTTCACACTGCCTTCACCACACTGGGAGTGGGAGTCTGACTGGTATGTGGATGAAAATATTGGAGGGGAACCAACAGAGAAAGGG GGCTGGACTTACGCCATAGACTTCCCCAGCACCTACACAAAGGATAAGAAATGGAATTCTTGTGTGAGACGCAGGAGGTGGATCAGATACAGGAGATACAAATCACGGGATGTGTGGGCAAAG ATCACGTCACACGATGACCCAGAGCGGTTGCCAGACCCTTTCAATGACATCTCGATTGGAGGATGGGAAATCACTGATGAGCCTCTTGGCCGTTTATCAGTATGGGCAGTTTCTTTACAAGGAAGG GTGTGGTACAGAGAAAATGTTTGCCATCACAATCCAGAAGGTTCCACGTGGTCCTTAATCAGCACTCCTGGTGAAGTTGCACAGATCAGCTGTGGGTCCTATGACCTCCTTTGGGCAACCCTTTGGGAAGGGCAAGCTATTGTGAGAGAAGGAATTGACAGGAATAACCCTCAAG GAATTTCCTGGAGCACTGTGGAGTCCCCAAGCTCTGACAATGGGATCATGCACGTATCTGTGGGCGTTGATGTGGTATGGTGCATCACAAAGGATCGAAAA gtATGGTTTAGAAGAGGGGTGAACTCACATAATCCATGCGGAACAAGCTGGATTGAAATGGTTGGAGAAATGATGATGGTAAACGTAGGCTTAAATAACCAG GTCTGGGGAATTGGCTGCGATGACAGAACTATCTATTTCCGTCAAGGCGTCACGCCAAGTGAGCTCAGTGGGAAGATGTGGAAGGCAATTGTTTGTGGTCGAGAGAGTGACAGATCTCAGACGGGGAGCTCAACAAGTCTGCTCAG TGCTGGCTGTTTCTTTACGGATGATATTCAGAACCAGACAAACACCGTCATTCAGGGTGATGCAGACACCTCCTCGGACACAGAGCTCTCAAGCATACCCACAAACCTCAGCAGCACCCCCCcaatgggagcagcagccagcagtgccagcagcacaggcagccaggcagcaggagcaccTGCCAGTGTGACTGTGGACCCTCTGGACTCTGATCAAGGGGAAGCCCCCGCCGCTTCAGCAAGTGACGAGAAAGCTCACCTGGAAAGCCGTAAATCCACAAATCCAACTCCttccacagaactgcagtggACGAACATTGACTTAAAGGAGGCACACAGGCATGCAGTCCTCTCTGTCAGCACCTTCACAGAAACATCCAGCCTGTCTTCCCTTGGCATGTTCTCTGTGGGAGCTGAAGAACAGTACGGAGCTGACGAGCATCCGCTGTGGGCCTGGGTGTCCGGGGGAGGCTGCCTTGTAGATCTGCACAGCCCGCTGAAATGGTTCGCTGTCCCATCAG GTCTGTCGTCCTCTGTGcagtctctttctctgtccatcactccagcacagacagcagcgtGGCGAAAGCAAATCTTTCAGCAGCTCAGTGAAAGGACGAAGCGGGAACTGGAGAACTTCAGGCACTACGAGCAGGCTGTTGAGCAG TCAGTTTGGGTCAAAACTGGGATGTTGCAATGGTGGAGAAATTGGAAGCCTCATAAATGGATGGATGTGCGAGTGGCACTCGAGCAGTTCACTGGGAGCGATGGAATGCGTGACAGCATCCTGTTCATCTACTACATGTATCATGAGGAGAAAAAG TATATCCACGTGTTCCTGAATGAAGTCACTATTATAGCTGAAGTTCTGAAGGAAGGCAAGCACTCCTTTGCCCTGTACACACCTGAAAGGACAAAGCAGCGATGGCCAATCTGCCTAGCAGCCACAACAGAGCAAGAAATGCATGACTGG CTGTCTCTGCTGACCATGTCTTGTTGTGAAAGCAGACGGATTCAAGGCCCTCCTTCTCACCATGCCATTTGGTCAGTTAGCTGTAAAGGAGACATCTTTGTTAGCGAGCCGAGTCCTGAGCTGGAGGCTGAACCACACCCGATGCCCTGCGATCAAAT GTTTTGGCGTCAAGTCGGAGGTCATCTTCGACTGGTAGAGTGCAATAACCGAGGCATCGTGTGGGGCATAGGATATGACCACACAGTGTGGGTCCACACTGGTGGATACGGAGGGGGCTTCATTCAAG gACTGGCCAGTAGCGCTGATAACATTTATACGCAGTCGGACGTGAAATGCGTTTACATCTATGAGAACCAACGGTGGAACCCAGTCACTGGATATAGCAGCAG AGGCCTGCCCACAGACAGGTACATGTGGAGTGATGCATCTGGCCTGCAGGAGTGCACCAAAGCCAACACCAAGCCTCCTTCACCGCAGTGGTCTTGG GTATCCGACTGGTATATCGATTTCAGTACTTCGGGTGGAACTGACCGGGAAGGCTGGCAGTATGCGGCAGACTTTCCAGC GTCCTACCATGGCCACAAGACAATGAAAGACTTTGTCCGACGGAGGCGCTGGGCAAG GTGTGGGCTGTTGCCAGAGATGGTTCTGCCTTCTATCGGGGCTCAGTGTCTCCAAAGAAGCCTGCAG GTGACTGCTGGTACCACATTCCTTCACCTCAGAAACAAAAGCTAA